Proteins encoded in a region of the Raphanus sativus cultivar WK10039 chromosome 8, ASM80110v3, whole genome shotgun sequence genome:
- the LOC108818831 gene encoding copper chaperone for superoxide dismutase, chloroplastic/cytosolic, with translation MVSILRSVATTTAAVAAASAIPIAIAFSSSSSSSTKSQSPNLSFSSRSSPRRLGLSRSFASSPMTTVPVSDRNLPQEDRVVMPQLLTEFMVDMKCEGCVNAVKSKLETVEGIEKVEVDLANQVVRILGSSPVKAMTQALELTGRKARLIGQGVPQDFLVSAAVAEFKGPDIFGVVRFAQVSMELARIEANFTGLSPGKHSWCINEYGDLTNGAASTGNLYNPLQDHTNTEPLGDLGTLEADQSGEAFYTGKKEKLKVADLIGRAVVVYKTEDKNSGQGLTAAVIARSAGVGENYKKLCTCDGTVIWEATDSDFVKV, from the exons ATGGTATCTATTCTGCGGTCAGTGGCAACGACTACAGCCGCCGTAGCCGCCGCGTCTGCGATCCCAATCGCGATCgccttctcctcctcttcttcttcctctaccAAATCTCAGTCTCCTAATCTCTCCTTTTCCTCCCGATCGTCTCCACGTCGATTGGGTCTTTCCCGAAGCTTCGCTAGCTCTCCGATGACGACCGTCCCCGTTTCTGATCGCAATCTCCCTCAG gaggATCGAGTCGTCATGCCTCAGCTTCTT ACTGAGTTCATGGTCGATATGAAGTGTGAAGGTTGTGTTAACGCCGTGAAGAGCAAGTTAGAAACTGTTGAAg GGATTGAGAAAGTGGAGGTGGATTTGGCTAACCAAGTTGTGAGGATACTTGGATCTTCTCCTGTTAAGGCTATGACTCAAGCTTTGGAGCTAACCGGTCGTAAAGCTCGTTTGATTGGCCAAGGTGTTCCTCAAG ATTTCTTGGTCTCTGCTGCAGTGGCGGAGTTCAAAGGTCCAGACATCTTTGGAGTGGTAAGGTTTGCTCAGGTCAGTATGGAGCTTGCGAGAATCGAAGCCAACTTTACTGGCTTGTCTCCCGGGAAACACAGCTGGTGTATCAACGAGTATGGTGATCTCACAAACGGAGCAGCTAGCACCGGGAACTTGTACAACCCACTTCAAGATCATACCAACACAGAG CCATTGGGGGACCTGGGAACACTAGAGGCAGACCAGAGCGGAGAGGCGTTTTACACGGGAAAGAAAGAGAAGCTCAAGGTTGCGGATCTAATAGGCCGAGCCGTGGTGGTCTACAAGACAGAGGATAAGAACTCAGGCCAGGGATTGACAGCTGCAGTGATTGCTAGAAGCGCAGGAGTTGGAGAAAACTACAAGAAGCTTTGTACTTGTGATGGTACTGTCATTTGGGAAGCTACAGACAGCGATTTCGTTAAGGTTTAA
- the LOC108821745 gene encoding expansin-A7 yields the protein MGPISSSWSFSKFFSIVFVVFAIFGEFVAGYYKPSPWRYAHATFYGDETGSETMGGACGYGNLFNSGYGLATAALSTTLFKDGYGCGQCFQIMCVQSKHCYYGNPSTVVTATNLCPPNWYQDSNNGGWCNPPRTHFDMAKPAFMKLANWKAGIIPVAYRRVPCKRSGGMRFQFQGNAYWLLIFVMNVGGAGDIKSMAVKGSRTNWISMSHNWGASYQAFSSLYGQSLSFRVTSYTTGETVYAWNVAPSNWNAGMTYKSSANFR from the exons atGGGTCCAATCTCGAGTTCTTGGAGCTTCAGCAAATTCTTCTCAATAGTTTTCGTCGTCTTCGCCATATTCGGTGAGTTTGTCGCCGGATACTACAAGCCCAGTCCGTGGAGATACGCTCATGCCACTTTCTATGGCGACGAAACCGGTAGTGAAACCATGG gtGGTGCATGTGGGTATGGAAACCTGTTTAACAGCGGCTACGGCTTGGCCACAGCAGCGCTAAGCACGACGTTATTCAAAGACGGTTACGGATGCGgccaatgtttccaaataatgtGTGTGCAGTCAAAACATTGTTACTATGGAAACCCATCGACGGTGGTCACAGCCACCAACCTTTGCCCTCCTAATTGGTACCAAGACTCCAACAATGGTGGTTGGTGCAACCCTCCTAGAACCCATTTCGATATGGCTAAACCGGCTTTCATGAAACTCGCTAACTGGAAGGCCGGTATCATCCCTGTTGCATACCGCAG AGTCCCATGCAAAAGGAGTGGAGGTATGAGGTTTCAATTCCAAGGGAATGCTTATTGGCTTCTCATCTTCGTCATGAATGTTGGTGGCGCCGGAGACATAAAGAGCATGGCCGTGAAAGGTAGCCGGACTAATTGGATAAGCATGAGCCACAACTGGGGGGCCTCTTACCAAGCCTTTTCCTCTCTCTATGGCCAGTCTCTCTCTTTCCGGGTCACTTCTTACACGACCGGTGAAACCGTCTATGCTTGGAACGTTGCTCCGTCTAACTGGAATGCTGGTATGACTTACAAGAGTAGCGCCAATTTCCGCTGA